In the genome of Lentisphaera araneosa HTCC2155, the window TAATGATTTTACGCGTAAGTCAACGGGAGCCATTATTGGTGATATATCTATAATCAATAGTATTTTAAATCAATTAAGAGATGACTAAAGTTTTTGCCTAATGTTTATAGAGGTTTTCGACCTCTTCGATGAGATACTCAATTTGGCTCATCTTAGGTTCGTCCGCACTGAAGATCATTTTTCCCGCGTAGTTCAATGATTTTAATTGACGAATCATTTCAAAAAGTAGCTTAGAATTGAAGCCCACGGGCAAGAGCAAACGCAATTGCTTGATCTCAAAGGCAAAGAGACGATTCAATTTATTGAACTGACTCAAGTCATAAGGAAAGGGGGGTTTTTGGGGGACGGGTGATTTTGAAAAGAAATAAAATTGCCTTTTATCACGGTTTTTTGGGTACGGGTGATTTTGAAAAGAAATAAAATTGCCTTTTATCAAGTCAGCATATAACATATATTTATTAGTATATTATGTGAGGACTTAGTATGAGATCAGCTAGACTAAAATCAGATATTGGCGGTTTTTTGGGGGACGGGTGATTTTGAAAAGAAATAAAATTGCCTTTTATCAAGTCAGCATATAACATATATTTATTAGTATATTATGTGAGGACTTAGTATGAGATCAGCTAGACTAAAATCAGATAGTGGAACCTACTACCATGTGATGAATCGCATTGCGGGGACAAAGAGTTCTTACCCATTTGGTCATGAAGAAAAACAGATGTTTATTACAATAATGAACAAGTATTTGAAGCTCTATAAAATTGAGCTTTTATCCTACTGCATTATGTCCAATCATTATCATTTGGTTCTCTTCAGCCCAGGAAAAATATCTACTGAAGAAATAAAAACACGCTGGCAGGACTTCTATGGTCATTCAAAAGGGCATTTCCACCCTGAACCTCTATGGGAGTCATATGAAACAATCGAACAATGGCGTCAACGTTTAAGCGATGTATCTGACTTTATGAAAGTCCTTCAGCAATCATTCACTGCTTGGTATAATCGAACTCATAATAGACGTGGCTATTTCTGGGCTGATCGTTTTAAAAGTGTGATTTTAGAAGGCGGAAATTCATTACTTCGCTGTATTAAATATGTAGAGCTAAATCCGCTCCGAGCTAATATCTTAGATGAAAACAACAATTATATTTATTCATCTTATGGTATTTATATGACAAGTAAAAAACATCCATTAGAAGTGAATTTGCTTAAACATCTACCCACTGCATTAGGATCAAAATCAAAAGAAACAATAAGGTGCTTTTATCAAACTATTGAAACCATAATCTGTGATGCATCAACAAAGGAATTTAGTAAACGTCAACCCATTTGGACGCATAGTAAAATTATTGGCAGTAAAAACTTCATTACTAAGCTCATTAAAAAGCATTATCAGCTTTCTCCAGACATAAAAAGCACAAGTGATATTTGCTTCATCTAAAACAATTAATAAACAAGATTTTAAACCCTAGCTACTGCTTTATTTGAATTCAGTCATTTGTACACAAAAAACGTCAAAAATAACATGAAATTCAAGCTCGAGACCTAAGCTAAGAAAACTAAGCGTCATTCAAAGGCCTTTCCTTGACTACCACCACCACATCCTCAAAAATATAAGCAACAAATTCTACAAACGTAATATTTCTCCCTTAAAATCACCCGTCCCTTTGTCCCCCCCCGTCCCTTTGTCCCCCTCCCTTTGTCCCCCCTTTATACATGAGGTCAAAACCAGATAAACTAGAAAGTCTAGTAGAACATCAGGACTTTTCTGGGATAGGTGGCATCGCGATGGAACGGAACTATCAGCTCAACACAAATCTATTGATGGCTTATACAAAAGAGTTGATCGCAGTGGATAAAGATCTCAAAGAATTCACTTTAAATAGTGCCTACAATGAAGAATTTGAAATAGTAAAGTCAATGCCTGGAGTAGGCGATACCCTTGGTATGGTCATTATCTATGAAACTCACGACATCAAAAGGTTTAAAAGCCCAGGTAAGTATTCGAGTTATTGTCGAGTGATTAAATGTAAAAAAGAAAGTGCTGGAAAAAGCTATGGCTATAGTGGAGCAAAAATCGGCAATCCATTTTTGAAGTGGGCCTATAGCCAGGCTGCAGTACTATCAAAAAGAAACCCTTTGATGAAAGCTTTTTCAAATGACCTAATAAGGCAACACGGAGAACGAAAAGCTAGAGCTATTTACACTCATAAGATTTGTCGATCAATTTATTTCATGCTCCAGAGAAAACAAAAATTTGATCCCATTGATTTTTTTGGAAGACAAAAATATGAACGTTTACAAAGACTAAATAATTAAAAAATCTGGAATCTTTTGCAGTGAAGCCGTCAATGGGGACTTGGACTTTGAGCCTCTATCACCTGATTAGATCGCTGTAAAAGGTTTCTTTAAATCAAAAGAAGTTTAGATGATGACTCACTCCTTACTGAGCCCGATATGTACTGGACGATTCCACATGATAGAATTGAGCCTTGATTTACACCTGAATAGGACAGCGAGGGATTGACCACAAGTAGTTTCTAAGGCGTCGATTAGCAGCTAAAAAGAGAAGCTGAATAGATCGACAGGGCTCCTTTAAAGCCTTTGACCTTATATGGATGTCTGGAGGGACTTCACATTAAGTGAAAGACCCGTACCCGAAAAGAAGAAACAAAGATGAGCTGAACTAAACATTTTTAAGCACAAGTCGTTTTAAAAAACAAAAAAACGGATACAAAGATTTATTGTCTACTTGACAAATTTGGCTAAATGGATGTCCCCGTTTTCTCCCCCGTTTTCTCCGTTTTCTTCATTAGCCCCTAAATAAATAGTCGATTTATACAAAGAACTGTCACATCTTCTTTGTTTCAGCGGTATTCCCTTACAAACAAAACTATTAAATAATTTAATATAAAGTACTTAAATAAATATGAAGAAAACAATTATATATAGCAAAGCTATGGAAAATAATGTCTGTAAAATATCACTCACTTTTGTTTTGGTTTTAATCACATCTTTTATGTGCATACTAGCCTTTGCATTAATTTATAAATTTAAATGTTATTTAGGGATT includes:
- a CDS encoding transposase; its protein translation is MRSARLKSDSGTYYHVMNRIAGTKSSYPFGHEEKQMFITIMNKYLKLYKIELLSYCIMSNHYHLVLFSPGKISTEEIKTRWQDFYGHSKGHFHPEPLWESYETIEQWRQRLSDVSDFMKVLQQSFTAWYNRTHNRRGYFWADRFKSVILEGGNSLLRCIKYVELNPLRANILDENNNYIYSSYGIYMTSKKHPLEVNLLKHLPTALGSKSKETIRCFYQTIETIICDASTKEFSKRQPIWTHSKIIGSKNFITKLIKKHYQLSPDIKSTSDICFI
- a CDS encoding transposase, whose translation is MERNYQLNTNLLMAYTKELIAVDKDLKEFTLNSAYNEEFEIVKSMPGVGDTLGMVIIYETHDIKRFKSPGKYSSYCRVIKCKKESAGKSYGYSGAKIGNPFLKWAYSQAAVLSKRNPLMKAFSNDLIRQHGERKARAIYTHKICRSIYFMLQRKQKFDPIDFFGRQKYERLQRLNN